From Brucella anthropi ATCC 49188:
CTTACTATCGCGGTGGCCGTGGAATTTTCGTGACGGAAACCTCGCCGGTGAAGTCCATGGACGAACTGAAACAGGGCAAGACCATTGCCGTGACGCTTGGCGAAACCAGCGACAAGTGGGCGCGCGAACAGGGTGGCTGGACCGTCCGTACCTATAAGGGCATCCCGGAACTGCTGCTTGAGCTTCGTTCAGGTCGCGTGGACGCCATTGCATCGGATGACATTCCGATCCTGATCGCCATCAAGGAAAGCGGCGAAAAGGTTCGTCAGCTCGATACGCCTGAACTTCAGGGCACCGACAATGTCGGCATCGCTCTGCGCAAGGGTAACCCTGAGCTTAAGGATGCGATCAACAAGGCTCTCGACGACATGAAAGCGGACGGTAGCTACGAGAAAATCTCGACCAAGTGGATCG
This genomic window contains:
- a CDS encoding transporter substrate-binding domain-containing protein, encoding MKTLLSSLIAAGVGALMMLAPAHADDLEKVKQSGELRIGMSGVFPPFSFVDGQNQVVGFDVDIGTEIAKRLDVKPVVVTIAFDGIIAGLRAGKFDVVVGSMSITPEREKAVDFAGPYYRGGRGIFVTETSPVKSMDELKQGKTIAVTLGETSDKWAREQGGWTVRTYKGIPELLLELRSGRVDAIASDDIPILIAIKESGEKVRQLDTPELQGTDNVGIALRKGNPELKDAINKALDDMKADGSYEKISTKWIGRDIR